A window of Agelaius phoeniceus isolate bAgePho1 chromosome 25, bAgePho1.hap1, whole genome shotgun sequence genomic DNA:
CTCCCtctctggaaacagaaatttgagcaacttttcccctcccctccccagcggGTGTTTCCCCTCTGGgcctctccagagctgcctTTTCCTTTGCCACGGtcactttttcccttttctgtccAGAGGATTGCACATCTGGGCAAAAAGTCTGTTTCCTGCTGTTTCTAATTTCTGCCTGGTGATaagaaaccaaagcaaaaccCTCTGTGGAGGGCCCAGCCTAAAAATAGCCTGGGAGTGGGGTCTGAAAACCACAAGTTTGTTATgacttcattttttatttttatatttttttttaagaaaattgcCGCTCCAGACAGAGTGAACCCAGCTGGGATTGGCCTTTTGCTCCCATCTTCCAGCCCTtgctctgtcactgctgcagtGAGGAGACAGGAAAAGCTTTGGGGTGAAGCTGAGATGAAATCCCAACACCCCCAGACTCCCAGCAGGACACaaaaaaaacggggaaaaaaaagggaggtgGAAATGGAATAACAGGAGGGTTCTGGCTTTACCAAGCCCCTGCTCCAGATGGGATTGTTCCCAAGCAGCATCTTGAGAGAACATTGCTCCCTGTTCCCCCCTGCATTTCCTGGTGATAATAACACACTCCCAAGCAGTGATCCCGCAGCTTTATCCCTATTAAAGGGTCATTCGGGGAAAGTGGGATGGAAATGAGAAATTATTCAGGTCTGCCAAGAGTATTTAACTTTCAAGCAGCTCTTAATTAGAAGCCAGGAGCCATTTACACAACCAGGGAGGTTTTGCATAAGAATCTGCATATAAAACCCAGCAACTGGGAagatttagggattttttttttaatttatttatttcccccAACTGGCCAAGCAGCACATCCAGGTTGGAGAGCACGAGGCAGGGCCTGGGTTGCAGTCCAGGCTCTCCAAATGTGGCTTCAGGAGAGCGATTTCCTCTCCCAAAGCTCCAGTTTTGCCATCTGTAAAACGGAATTTTGGCATTTGTCCGAATTTCCTGcggtggcagctgctgtttgCAAGAggagcttggcactgccaggtGAGGGAGCTTGGAAAAGCAGAGGagtccctgcacctgcagctctgggagccgCAGCTGTTCCCCAGCCTCCCAAAAACTGGGATTAGGGTGGAAAACTGGGGTGAAAGCAGGACTGAAATACCTCCAGGCTGCTCagtccctgggctctgggctggtttggggatGAATCCTGGTTTTCCTCAccccttttccctgcctggctggggaaATCCCATCTGTGCACCGGGTGAGGGTGGAAAGGCAGAGTCAGTGGCTGCTCCTCACTGAATTCCACTGGGGAaatccagccctgaaccccaaatGGAGTTGGGGGTTGAGCAACTGCTGTGCTCTTTtcactggggtgtccctgggatcagctgggatgttctggggtcacctggggtgtccctggggatcatctggtgtgtccctggcattccagcagtgctgccatggcagggaaaTCTCCAAccaaccccaaactcccccagcctctccGGTTAATTATTCTCCTGCCTCCtctgtgcctccccagcccggttctctcctgtcccctcccatTTCTGGactttttcctccctcctttttcttcccctccagCTGGACAAGGGCGACGTTACCACCCTGAACCTGTCTGGGATCAACTTGGGTGTTCTGGGATCACCTGGGGTGTTCCAGGGATCAACTGGGATGTTCTGGGGTCAACTGGGGGGTTCTTGGGTAACCTGGTGTGTGCCTGGGATCACCTGGTGTGTTCCTGAGATCAACTGGTGTGTCTTGGGATCAACTGGTGTGTTCTTGGGATCAGCTGATGTGTCCCTGAGGATCAACTGCTGTGTTCCTGTGTCCCTGGGGATCAGCTGGTGTGTGTTCCTGGgattccagcagtgctggcataCTTGGGAAATCTCCAAccaaccccaaaactcccccaacCTCTCCAGTTAATttttctcctgcctcttccGTGCATCCCAAGCCCATTTCTGGACTTTTTCCTCCGTGCCCTGAgcatcttttcctttttcttcccctccagCTGGACAAGGGCGACGTGACCACCCTGAACCTGCCGGCGGGCGCCGGGCACGGCGACGCCGACGGCCCCGTGTGCCTGGACGTGCCCGATGGCACCCCCGACCCTCAGCGCACCAAAGCCGCCATCGAGCACCTGCACCAGAAGATCCTCAAGATCACGGAGCAGATCAAGATCGAGCAGGAGGCGCGGGACGACAACGTGGCCGAGTACCTGAAGCTGGCCAACAACGCCGACAAGCAGCAGGCGTCGCGCATCAAGCAGGTGTTCGAGAAGAAGAACCAGAAGTCGGCGCAGACCATCGCGCAGCTGCACAAGAAGCTGGAGCACTACCACAAGAAGCTGAAGGAGATCGAGCAGAACGGCCCCAGCCGCCAGCCCAAGGATGTTTTccgggacatgcaccaagggcTGAAGGACGTGGGCGCCAACGTCCGCTCCAGCATCAGCGGCTTCAGCGGCGGCGTGGTGGAGGGGGTCAAGGGCGGCCTCTCGGGGCTCTCGCAGGCCACGCACACGGCCGTGGTGTCCAAGCCGCGCGAGTTCGCCAGCCTGATCCGCAACAAGTTCGGCAGCGCCGACAACATCGCGCACCTGAAGGACACGCTGGACGACGGGCACCCCGAGGAGGCCTCGCGCGCGCTGAGCGGCAGCGCCACGCTGGTGTCCAGCCCCAAGTACGGCAGCGATGACGAGTGCTCCAGCGCCACCTCGGGCTCGGCCGGGGGCAGCAACTCCGGGGCAGGGCCCGGCGGCTTGGGGAGCCCCAAGTCCAACACGCTGGACAGCCACCACAACAACTTCGACACCATCCTGGAGGAGCTGCGGGAGATCAAGGACAGCCAGTCGCACCTGGAGGACTCCATGGAGGACCTGAAggcccagctgcagagggattACACCTACATGACCCAGTGCTTGCAGGAGGAGCGCTACAGGTAGGGAGGGTGTCACCAGGGGTGGCTCCTTGGGGACCACAAGCTGCCCTTCTAGCCAAGATACcgggggagctgcagctctcctcACTGCCAGACGATCTTGAGAGGTTTTCCCACAAGCAGGGGAGGGCGGGAGGGGCTGGAGGACTCCATGGAGGACCAGGCCCAGCTGCAGACCTGCATGACCCAGTGCTTGCAGGAGGAGCGCTACAGGTAGGGCTGGGCAGGTGGCAGGGGAGGTGTCACCCATGGTGGCTCTTTGGGGACCACAAGCTGCCCTCCTGGCCAAGAGACacgaggagctgcagccctcctCACTGCCAGATGACCTTGAGATGTTTTCCCACAACCAGAGGAGGGTGGGAGGGGCTGGGTGGTGTCCCCAGTGCAagggggggctcagggacacgTCCCAGCCCTACTGCCCTGTGCAGGTACGAgcgcctggaggagcagctgaacgACCTGACGGAGCTGCACCAGAACGAGATGACCAACCTGAAACAGGAGCTGGCCAGCATGGAGGAGAAGGTGGCCTACCAGTCCTACGAGAGGGCTCGGGACATCCAGGTAGGGCTATGGGAGGGCTCAGgccccctctgctccctccagccAGGGGTGAgggacagagcctgggctgggagggagggtggGGCAATGGGATCCCTTctcccagcaccttccaggtgaggttgtccctgtgctgctgtcacagcaagAGGCAGGtgactaaaccatgtccccaaaaCCAGGGAATCCCAGACTGGTGTGGCTTGGAAGGAACATTAAAAATCACccgtggcagggcagggacaccttccactggcacagggagggggcagccacagcttctctgggaattccatcccaggtcctccccaccctcacagggaggaattccttcccgagatcccctctgtccctgccctccatCCCCTTTTGTCCTGTCACACTATGACACAGCGGGTCCCCCGTGTGTGACCACGGGCTGTGACAAGCCACGTGTGGGCCAGCACAGCCTCCTTTGAGCCATCCCCCAGGCAGAACAAAaccccccagcagcagcagcaaaccagGGGGAGGCACCCAAATCCCTCAGGGGACATCCCTGGAGCCGCTGCCACCGCTGTCCCCTGTGacagtgctcacaggggtccgaggatgagggaagagatgaggatctgactccatgtttcagaaggcttgatttattattttattatatatattatattaaaactatactaaaaaaatggaagaaaggatttcatcagaaggctggctaagaatagaaaaagaaagaatgaataacaaaggcttgtggctccgactctctgtccgagacagttgggctgtgattggccattaattagaaacaaccacatgagaccaatcacagatgcacctgttgcattccacagcagcagataaccattgtttacattttgttcctgaggcctctcaggagaaaaaaatcctaagaaaaggatttttcagaaaatcctTTTATATTTACAATATCCTAGCTACAGTGCCCTGGCAGGAGCTTCAGGGGGGacatccctggagctgctgccattGCTGTCCCCTGGAGGGAGGCTTCAGGGGGGACATCCCTGGAGCCGCTGCCATTGCTGTCCCCTGGAGGGAGGCTTCAGGGGGGACATCCCTGGAGCCGCTGCCATTGCTGTCCCCTGGAGGGAGGCTTCAGGGGGGacatccctggagctgctgccattGCTGTCCCCTGGAGGGAGGCTTCAGGGGGACACCCCTGGAGCCGCTGCCATTGCTGTCCCCTGGCAGGAGCTTCAGGGGGGGACATCCCTGGAGCCACTGCCattgctgtccctggcaggaggcttcAGGGGGACATCCCTGGAGCCGCTGCCATTGCTGTCCCCTGGCAGGAGCTTCAGGGGGGACATCCCTGGAGCCGCTGCCATTGCTGTCCCCTGGCAGGAGCTTCAGGGGGACATCCCTGGAGCCGCTGCCATtgctgtcccctggcagggggcttcaGGGGGGACATCCCTGGAGCCGCTGCCATTGCTGTCCCCTGGCAGGAGGCCGTGGAGTCGTGCCTGACGCGGGTGACcaagctggagctgcagcagcagcagcagcaggtggtGCAGCTGGAAGGGGTGGAGAACGCCAACGCCCGGGCCCTGCTGGGCAAGTTCATCAACGTCATCCTGGCCCTGATGGCCGTGCTGCTCGTCTTCGTCTCCACCATCGCCAACTTCATCACGCCGCTCATGAAGACCCGCATGCGCATCCTCAGCACCGCCCTGCTcgtcctcttcctcttcttcctctggaAGCACTGGGACTCCATCAGCTACTTGCTGGAGCAcgtgctgctccccagctgaTCCAATAGCCCCCGGGGAGTTTTTGTTTCCCGACGAGGAGAGGGACACGAAAGGGGGTGAGGGTCCGGAGCCTTCTCCGCGCGCTTGGCTCGGCTCGGCTGCGTTCCCGGCCCTCCACGGCAGCCTCTTGGATCTGGGATCCCTCTGGGATGTTTGGGAAGGGTGGGGTGGGGAGCAAGGAGGAGTTTTGGAAGGCACCAGCGATTTCTGGCTTTTTCTAAagggttttgggtggtttttttgggtggttCTTTGAAGGTCATCCTGAAGCCCCCAGATAGGAGATCTTCTCCAGGGGTCTTCAGTTGGTGGGATGGATTGAGCTGGACCAAAGCTGGCTCTGGGAGAActtccagcagggagaggagaggggttCACTGgggcaggattttccctttcgGGCAAAAAGTGGATTTTCCCCTTGGTGGCAAAAAAGTCCTGGGACGGAGCGAAAGCAAAGCAGGTGGAGATGGAGACCGCAGGGCCACGACAAACaaccacagcagggacacacacgCGTGCCACCAAGCCTGTGGCCACAGCGCGGGGCTGTGACACCGCCCGCTGTcgccgctgtccccgcagggctgggcacggccagggcaggcagcagcggcACAAACCACACCCCCCGCGCTGGTTTCATCTCCTGACCTCCCGCCTCTTTGGCTTCAGTCGATCCGATCTCTTCAGGGACGCCCGGCCTCGTCCAGCCTCTGCCCCGTGTCGTGTGTGCGTGTGCGTGTGTGCggtttttaatttaattccaGACTCTGTTTCCATTTGTGAATCGAAGCtggtggggcaggggcaggaggggcagcagctgccctccagccccaccccagagcacagcatgCTGTCTCGGATGGttcttaaattatttcatacctatatatttatgtaatatatctatacacacacacatatatataaatatatatatatataaaatacctGCACACTCAGGGCCTCCTCTGGTGcaaacagcagctgctccactcACCTTGAAACCCCGAACCACTCGGCCTCAGGTGAGAATTTGGCCCTGAACATTTCCAGTGGtgattcccagggctggcacaggacaTTTGGGAAGGGGATGCTCTGAGAAGGGGATTCTCCAGGAAGGGAATTCTCTGGGAAGGGGATTCTCTGGGAAGGGAATGTTCCAGGaaggggatgctctgggaatGGGATGCTCCGGGAAGGGGATTCTGTGGGATGGGGATATTCTGGGAAGGGGACGCTCGGGGAAGGGAGTTCTCTGGGAAGAGGATTCTGTGGGATGGGGATATTCTGGGAAGGGGACGCTCGGGGAAGGGAGTTCTCCGGGAAGGGAATGCGGCACCACGGCCGCAGGGGGGCCCCCGGTCCCCGCCGCGGATCCCGGAGCGGCTCCGGAGCGTTTCCCGTAaggccgggcaggggcagggcccgGGGCGGGGTCACTCACCCCAATTAGCGCATTAACCCCTTCGTGCCCGCAGCGCAGCACCAGCGATCGTGACGGCAcaggatggttttggggttggaagggaaccttaaagcccatccagtgccaccagggacaccttctgctctcccaggctgctccaggccccagaacctggctttgaacagggtttttcttctctgggaaatccattctagggcctcaccaccctcccaatatcccatctgaACCGACCCTCTCCAGTTAAAACTGCTCGTGCCCCTCGTGCTGCCCCACCATCACCGAGGAGTGAAGGTTTGTGTGAGCCCTGACAATCCCCCTCACTGCctgtgacacttggggacattcACTGCCCAGTCCCTGTGACCTCgttggcagcagccagaggaggcCCCAGCGTTGGGGGGAtcccagatcccatcccagtggGAATTTCGGGATCTCTcgtggccctgctgtccccatgtccggCTGTCCCCTCGAGGAGTGACATCCCCGCTGCCCCTCGAGCCCCTTGTCACGGGCGAGGGGAGGCCACTCATGTCCTGAGATGGCACAGGGGGCCACTGTCACCGTGTCAcagccagcccctcctgcacagGGAGCTCTGGTGACAATTCCGGAGCCTGGGGACAATTCCTGCATCCCTCCGGGGATGGAGGATGCCAGAATCccaccctgagcatccctgagaTGGGCTCAAATACCCCAACTTCCCATTTCTCCTCAGGAAGGCAGAGTTAAGGTTCTGGCCTTGAAAACACCAAGATAGAAAAAAGAGAGATactggaatatcctgagctggaagaacCCACCAGGATCACTGAtccagctccaggcactgcagagaacaatcccaaaatcccaccctgtgcatccctgagaTGACCTCAAATATCCAAACTTCCCATTTCTCCTCAGGAAGGCAGAGTTAAGGTTCTGGCCTTGAAAACACCAAGATAGAAAAAGAGAGATgctggaatatcctgagctggaagaacCCACCAGGTTGGGACCGCACAGaacaatcccaaaatcccactctGGCATCCCTGAGAGCGTTTTCCAAACATTCCTGGAGCTCTGGAGTGTTTGGAACAGTGACCATTCCCTGGCCAGGGGGACAATTCCCGCACGGCAGGGACAATTCCCGCATGGCATGCGCGGCTCGGGGCTCCCTGAGGACTCGCCTTGTCCCGGCGGGGTCAGGGGGGGCTCACAAGGGCCCCCTTTGTGCGGGAGAGGTGAAGCTTTGACGTCAGCCCGGCAGGAATTCCTTAATTCCATTCaggcctccctccctccctgcccgccGCTAATTGCTGCGTTTTATGTAATATGTAAGAGCCGCAGCTGCGCTCCCGGCCGGCGGCAGCGGGCACACGGAATGTCCCCAAGGGACACGGAATGTCCCCAAGGGACACGCCGGGCTGCTGCCACCGGCCACGGGGACACTCGTGTGTGACCGTGTTCGCAGGGgctcttggatgagggaagagacgaggatctgactccgtgtttcagagagcttgatttattattttatgatatatattacattaaaactgtactaaaagaatagaaggaaaagtttcatcagagggctaagctaagaatagaaaagaaagaatgataacaaaagttTGAGGCTcgggctctctgtctgagccagctgggctgtgattggccattaattagaaacaaccacatgagcccaatcccagatgcacctgttgcattccacagcagcagataaccattgtttgcattttgttcctgaggcctctcagcttctcaggaggaaaaatcctaaggaaaggattttccataaaagttTTCTGCGGCGCTCGTGGGGCCGCGATTCAGCCGCCCCTTGGTGCGGCACACGCAGAGATTGGGGcacccagcagggacagagcttgctggggacactggggacagcctggcacGGCgggatgtccctgtgtgccctgcttGGGGCTGGTTTGCCCCGGGGTGCCCAGGTCCTGC
This region includes:
- the TMCC2 gene encoding transmembrane and coiled-coil domains protein 2 isoform X2: MELDKGDVTTLNLPAGAGHGDADGPVCLDVPDGTPDPQRTKAAIEHLHQKILKITEQIKIEQEARDDNVAEYLKLANNADKQQASRIKQVFEKKNQKSAQTIAQLHKKLEHYHKKLKEIEQNGPSRQPKDVFRDMHQGLKDVGANVRSSISGFSGGVVEGVKGGLSGLSQATHTAVVSKPREFASLIRNKFGSADNIAHLKDTLDDGHPEEASRALSGSATLVSSPKYGSDDECSSATSGSAGGSNSGAGPGGLGSPKSNTLDSHHNNFDTILEELREIKDSQSHLEDSMEDLKAQLQRDYTYMTQCLQEERYRYERLEEQLNDLTELHQNEMTNLKQELASMEEKVAYQSYERARDIQEAVESCLTRVTKLELQQQQQQVVQLEGVENANARALLGKFINVILALMAVLLVFVSTIANFITPLMKTRMRILSTALLVLFLFFLWKHWDSISYLLEHVLLPS
- the TMCC2 gene encoding transmembrane and coiled-coil domains protein 2 isoform X1; its protein translation is MKRCRSDELQQPEEDPGAAGESPGHGMMEGKAGEAAAAPEAGAVPAPPRSKPPDLKKIQQLSEGSMFSHGLKHLFHSRRRSRERDQQSSQEPATPGPPPAAASSAPHGASDHESPDEKERSPEMHRVSYAVSLHDLPARPTAFNRVLQQIRSRPSIKRGTSLHGAGRRAKSGSLEPQKGSPHLGRKAPQDSGLTAILHQHQGRPRSSSTTDTAILLAEGGAVYLLAEDGEGLVDKLDKGDVTTLNLPAGAGHGDADGPVCLDVPDGTPDPQRTKAAIEHLHQKILKITEQIKIEQEARDDNVAEYLKLANNADKQQASRIKQVFEKKNQKSAQTIAQLHKKLEHYHKKLKEIEQNGPSRQPKDVFRDMHQGLKDVGANVRSSISGFSGGVVEGVKGGLSGLSQATHTAVVSKPREFASLIRNKFGSADNIAHLKDTLDDGHPEEASRALSGSATLVSSPKYGSDDECSSATSGSAGGSNSGAGPGGLGSPKSNTLDSHHNNFDTILEELREIKDSQSHLEDSMEDLKAQLQRDYTYMTQCLQEERYRYERLEEQLNDLTELHQNEMTNLKQELASMEEKVAYQSYERARDIQEAVESCLTRVTKLELQQQQQQVVQLEGVENANARALLGKFINVILALMAVLLVFVSTIANFITPLMKTRMRILSTALLVLFLFFLWKHWDSISYLLEHVLLPS